DNA sequence from the Cucumis melo cultivar AY chromosome 6, USDA_Cmelo_AY_1.0, whole genome shotgun sequence genome:
GTAATGCTAGGACCTTGAATCCCTTGGAACATTCTCCCTATGAATGGCATGGTGTAGCTTCTTTGTATATCCCATCATTCAATTCACATCTCCCACCTGCTACTGATAGATTACATTTAGACGTTGGTCATAATTGGCACAATCATTTTCGCCGGTCTTTCACCCCTGCAATGCATCAATCAAGAAATTCTTCTGCTAAAGGTGGCTGTAATCCAATTCTTACTCGACCACTGTTAATGAGTCTAGATTGGCCCCCAGTTTTACGAAGTGCTTCTGGCTTGGCTTCAACAATGACGTCAAATCATGATATTGGGTTTCTTTCTAGGAGACAATCTACTTTTTGTCAGGGGTTCCCTAATAGCAGCAGTCAAATTAGTACGGAAGATGAGAAGTACTCTGGTAAACTCACTGATTTTCCTGATTTGTCAAATAATCAAGACCTAGCTGATGAGTGTGATGGAAACTGGATATCGGAGGAAGAATTGGAAATGCATGCAGTTTCTGGGATAGACTATAATCAATATTTTGGTGGTGGTGTTATGTACTGGAATCCTTCTGATCACCATGGGACGGGATTCTCTCGACCACCTTCTCTTAGTTCTGATGATAGCTCATGGGCTTGGCGTGAAGCAGACATGAACAGGACTGTTGATGACATGGttgctttttcttcttcttacaGTAATGGGTTGACTTCCCCAACTGCCACTTCATTCTGTTCTCCTTTTGATCCACTGGGTTCTGGAAAGCAGGCTCTTGGTTATGTGGTGCAAGGAACTGATATACCCAACAACATGCTCCATTCCTCAACAACTATGAAAGACACGGTGACAGAGGAAGATGATCCTAGATCTTTGCCAAATTTTTCTAGCGATGTTGAAGGGAAAGCAGGAGACTCACATTCATTTCCAATCTTGCGCCCTATTGTTATTCCAAGTATGTCGAGGGAAAGATCAAGATCTGAGTTCTGTCATGGTTATGATCATAAAAGCCCATGTATCCCTCCTACTAGGAGAGAGCAATCTCGAGTAAAGCGCCCACCGTCTCCAGTAGTTCTTTGTGTTCCACGGGCACCAATACCACCTCCACCTTCTCCTGTAAGTGACTCCAGGAAGCACAGGGGGTTTCCGACTGTTAGATCTGGTAGCTCAAGTCCAAGGCACTGGGGGGTAAAGGGTTGGTATCCGGATGGAACTAATTTGGAAGAAGCCTGCTTACGTATTGACGGTGCTGAAGTTGTATGGCCTAATTGGAGAAATAAAAGTAATTCTAATTGCTCGACAGTTCAACCCTTGTCATTAATAGCTGTGCCCCAGATAGCTCTCGATCAGGAACATGTGAGTATGCAACTGCAATCCAAATATTTGAGCTATGTACTGAGTTTGCATTTTCCTTACGATTAATTTTCTTTTGCAGCCAGATGTTGCATTTCCTCTCTTTCCACCTACGATTAGCTGCTCTGTAAAAAAAGAATCTCTTTCTTTGATGCACAACCGCCTACATGATGAGATTGACTCTTTTTGCAAGCATGTAAGAGATCTCACTGTTGCTATTTTTGTAGTATTTCCTAGTTGGGATTTATTTAAACGATTCTTATCCCTGAGAAATGCTATTGATGGGATATGCCATACTAGGTTGCAGCAGAAAACATGGCCAAGAAGCCTTACATCACTTGGGCTGTTAAACGGGTTACACGGTCCCTTCAAGTCTTATGGCCTAGGTCCAGGACAAACATTTTTGGTTCAAATGCAACTGGTTTGTCCCTTCCCACGAGTGATGTGGATCTTGTGGTTTGTCTGCCTCCAGTGAGAAATCTGGTTAGTTCATTACTTTACTGGGTCCCTCGCGTCTCTCTTCCGCATTAGTGCTCTAAATAAGGTTTGTTTCTATTATCTTTTAGGAACCTATTAAAGAAGCTGGGATCTTAGAGGGACGTAATGGTATCAAAGAAACCTGCCTTCAGGTATGTTTATTCTTGTCTCGAGGAATTGAATGTGAGGTTGCAGCTCACTTTGTTTATGCTTAGTCCAGCTATTCCTGATTATTCCCAGCTATTCCTGATTATTCCTTGAAGGATATATCTTTATCgttaaaaaaatagatcttttattattattattgttgtcgttattattatcgttatttttattttattaatggttatttcttcctctttttgcATTGGAGTTTATAATACCCTAAGTCCTCCATCTGTCCATTGATTTAGATTAGCTTAAGGGATGTTTTGTTATCGAGATTCTTGGATGCACCTTCTGATGCTTAGGTTCTCTTGTTCTTTGTATTTCCCTATAGTACTTTAAGCAATAGTCTCATTTCATTAATTCAATGAAAGAGGCTTGATTCcattaagaaaaaaagaggtGTTTTGTTCTCTCCATGACATGAGGTTGGGTTTGACCCCTATTGTCTCTCGTAATTTTGATTCTTCTGTATcgttttttttaagtaaaactTTTCGTTGGTTTTATTTTTCCAAGTGTAGAAGttcaataaatatttttggtTTTCCAGCATGCAGCCAGATATCTTTCCAATCAGGAGTGGGTAAAAAGTGATTCATTAAAGACGGTGGAAAATACTGCTGTAATTGCCTTTTCTATCAACTATTTACTTAATTCTTGTCAATAATAGATATTATTCTGCGCATTTGCTAATCAGTTTCTATTTTGGGTCAGATTCCTATTATCATGCTTGTTGTTGAAGTTCCCCATGATCTCATTACTTCGTCCACTTCAAATATGCAATCGCCCAAGGAGGAGTCCTCTGCTGTATCTGGAGAACAAGATACCAACAATCTCAATGATATGGCTAGTTTAGAAGATTCTGTATTGCCAAAATGTTTGGAGGTGAATTATGATTCCTCAATTAGCACCAAGTCAGTCCGCATTGACATCAGTTTCAAGACTCCATCACATACGGGACTCCAAACTTCTGAGCTGGTAATCCATTAGTATACTTCACTTTCTGAATTTTATCATAGTtttttgtgaattttttttaattttcttttaaagtcatttttcttacaaaaacaagaaaagacACATAAGTTGGTATCATACTCCTAATTAATAGGAATTAGTAGACGCActggacatctcaactaggctGACACCCCCTTAGGCATCCTCATCATATCCAAAAATAGAGAAATGAAATGACATTGAGAAAGTACAAATGGTCCAAAATATAAGGCCTTTACATCAGCAGCCTACCAttaacaaaaactaaaagacAACTTTCAATTCCATACTGCTAATTAATGAAATTGAAAGTTTGTGTCCTGTGATTTTCTAAAAGAAACAGGATGCAGCTTAGCCAAGTCCaataatttgtatttgattCTGTGCAATGGCAACTGCAGGTCAAGGAGCTGACTGAACAATTTCCAGCCACTATACCTTTGGCTTTGGTTTTAAAGAAATTTTTGGCAGATCGAAGTCTTGATCAGTCCTATTCTGGCGGCTTAAGTTCTTACTGTTTGGTGAGTTGTCCCAACCTCTTATTTCGTAGCATACTGTAATCAAAATACTCTGAGCTTTTGACGTTTTCAGTGGTTCAGTGGAAATATAATTTTTAAGACATGATTTCATTAAAATGAAGCCTTTACAAGAAAATAAGGGAGAAATACAATGTTATTATTCAAATTGAAACAGGGTATATtaagagaaaaaagagaaaaaggaaaaaggcaTAACCTTCGGCATAGGATAAAGAAAACATCACCGAGAGAATACTATTACAAGAAACATCTGGGATCtaaatttatcaaagaaaattaaagaactGCTTTGGGTTCACCAACTTCTCCAGGGGCAGATCACCCAATTTATGGAAGATCCAACTTCCAAGTTCACCACATTACTCCTATCTCTAAGGGTATCCAACTGTATTCAAAATTGTATCAATGAGAGGTCTGGCACCTAGTTGCCACGTTGGCAGTCagattttaatttttcagaACCATACATGGAGATCAtgcattttcaattttttccatccTGACTATTTTGAGGGAAGTTGTTAGTTCTCTCTTGATAGCTTCAGAATGTCTTCTTAGCCCCCTTTGCCTGTATTACATTACTGGCATGTTTTATAATTGATATAGCTCCAAGGCGTTTTTCCTATAAACAGATGGAATCTAGTGGTGATGCATTTAAACCCTTTAGCAGTTTTGGTTTGGTGAAATGTATACAACAGGTCCTGTCATGGGTTACAATAGCCATAATGAGAGTAGATAACCCGTAATGAGGTTTCTATTGTGATGAGGTTTTTAAGTTTCTTGCTGTAACTCTTTTACAGGTATTACTAATCATACGCTTTCTTCAGCATGAACATCATCTTGGCCGTCCTATCAACCAAGTAAATTCCGTTATCTTTTTGTAAGGGTTGATTTGAGAAGTGAATTAACTGTTTTGCAAATTTGATTGGATGATCTCTGAGAAATTAAATCTTCAATGCTGTGACGTAATATTTAATGTAAAAAATTTATGGAGTGTATATGTTAAAATCTTGAGGCCTGCTTTAATTTTTTGTCCACTATTATTGGTGTTGTTTTCTCTCCCTGGGAAATGGTTATATCTAATTGTGGTTATGAATTTGAACTTTTCCAAATTCAATGGTCCTGCAGAATTTTGGGAGCCTTTTGATGGACTTCCTTTACTTCTTTGGGTAAGTTTgactttatttattattatcattatttttttaaagaaataatttCCATTTCCACTGTAGAAGGGGGAAAGATAAGTAGATAACCAAATTTCAGTTTCTAAGTTCAGTTTTtcttgaaaaggaaaaatagataaataatacTAAAGAGACAAAGCTCGATGTACATGAGGGATATACAAAGACAATAAACCTAAGGATTAGTAAGCGCACCGGGACATTTCAATTAGGTTGACACCCCCCTAGCACCCTTATCATGTCCATAAACTACAGCTTACTGCAACTTAAACAAATAGCATCCTCAACACATCCAGGAAATTAAAGTATAAAaccgaaacaaaaataaataaagtccAAGTGGGGGCTACACACAGCCTATACCACCCAATAAACCAGTAATAAAATATTCAAACAAAATGGCGACTAGGGAGAAAGGAGCTGCAAAAAGGGGGAGGAGGAGACTTCAGAGCACTATGCTCCAATTGGAATTTTCATTGAAGTATGAAGGCCTGGCAATTAAGTAGGATGTCTTGCAATGAGTAGTTGTTGAATTGTTTCCTTAGAGAGCACCATGAAGAGGCATTCAACCGTGCTACCTTGAATCTGTTCTGCCAAGAGAAAGATTTATTGTGGAAGACGAAGACCCATTGGTTTCTCTCGAACCATATTTCTGCCAAGATTGCCTTTACAGCATTGCACCAGATCAAGGATGCAATTTTTCCCTTGTCGAACCAAATGCAGTGGAAGGACTTGACAATATTACAGCTCTTCACTTCCATGTTGCCACCGGGAGTAGGGACAGTCAAAGGGGGAGAAGAGGAGAGGAGTTAAAGAGGAGAGAGAAGGAAGAGAGAGAACTTCAACTAGATCCCTAGTCTCAGATCATATTCTCCCCTTATCTTAcccccattttttttttcaaagtccAGTTCTTTTCCGCTTTTTGCACTACAATAGTGGACTGCAGCTTTAATGTGTATATGTTAATGTAGAGTTGTTTACTTTTAATTCAGGAATGTATTTGATCCTCGCCAAATGCGCATTTCGATACAGGGTAGTGGAGTCTATATAAAGAGGGAAAGGGGATACAGGTAATTTGCTAAGTACTATCTCTGGTGATGCCTATTTTTACTATCTTTGGGTTGGTTATAACTGTTAACTGGGTTCCATTTTTTATGTAGCATTGATCCTTTACATATCGATGATCCTCTTTTCCCCATGAATAATGTTGGACGCAATTGTTTCCGCATTCATCAATGTGTCAAGGTAAGGTATCTGACCTGGTGGCATTATTTACTTTGATGATGTGGATAGGAAGTACTTTATGTGACTTTAATATGCCATACAATTTAGAAACATCACTTCACCATGGAATCTTGGTTGTTAAAACCAAAcgtttttatttcattttgccctttgaatttgaggcaaatCGTTGCAAAGAACACTATTTTAGCTGAgctgctttatttttggaatgaaaatgtaaaataattttGCCTAGATAGTGAGTTGCTGACTCTATTTTGTAAAGTTGCCTACTCATGATTTTCTTTTGATACACAACTACTTGACTTGTTGTCTGGCTTCCTCATGTGAAGGAAAATGCTTGAATGTTAAGACTAATGTGTTCTTAGATTAAGATCACAAGAAGCTCATTTGGACACTATTCCTGTCATGTTTAACATGATTATGATATAGTTGGTTTAGTCATATCTTCTGGGATGTGAGTGCTTTATTGTCACCGGCGGATTTACTATAGGCTTGAGCCCTCCTAAACTTTATGctctttatatataaatatatatgacATAATACCAATATCATTAGTTAGTCAAGTGGTAAATCTACCTTATAGTCCCTTCTAGACCCAGGTTCAAGCCcaattttttacaatttttttcagATTATTTTTACTCAATTATAAATTCCCTTTTCAACAAAATTTCAGGATCTGGCACTGTTTCTTGTAGCCCTTTTGTGCGCTTGTTTTCTGTATGTTTTAACTTCAATCAGATTCATGACTAACATACAAGATTTTATACttgctattttttttctataactaTAATTTTACATGATTGTTCCTATAAAAAGAATATTTAACAACGGTGGTTATAATTCTCTCTCtttaattattcaaaatttttGTTTGTAGGCTTTTTCAGAAGCTTATTCTATTATGGAGAGTGTGCTGATATCCCTTCATGATCATGGTGACGCAAGTTCAGATGCAACTAATAGGATGCTGCAGAAAATAATTCCTAGCATCGATTTATCATAAGAGCTTGATCTACTATCTTTATATGCATGGAGGTATTTAAGTTTCTcagtttatattattatttttatttcctttAAAATGAAAAACTACAGAGTATATGAAAGTTATATGAAAGGTTTAATCGATAGGAACTCAATATCAATGCTTTTGAAGTGATGATGTGTCCTCCAATGTTTTATCTGATACCAACAATACCAAAAGGTTAGTGTCATTTTCATGGTCATGGTGTacattgttttctttatttcacTTTTTATTTGTCATCTAGAGGAGCGAACACAGAATTATAAAAAGAATGTGATTGCTAGCCTCTTGGAAGAAAGTGATTGCTAGTCTTTTTGAGAAGAACCGTAAAAGGGTAGCCTCTTGAAACAAGGTTATTTTTTCAAGGCGAGTAGAGTTACTCTAATCAGATCTGTGTTGAGCGGTATTTCCATTTATTATCTTTCCCTGTCTAGGGCTTCCGGTTCAACCCTCAAAATTATCAAGACGTACACTAAAGACTTTTTGTGGGAACGGGTGGATGAAGGCAAGGGGTTTCATTTGGTTAGTTGGGAGTTTGTGGAGTGCCCTGTGAACCAAGAGTGGTTGGAGATTGGTAATTTAGGAAGTCGGAACAAAGCCCTATTGGCTAAGTGGCTTTCGCATTGCCCTTGGAAAGATGTTGCAAATGAGCTTCCCTCGTTTTCCCTTTTGGTTTGTTATATCGTGGGGGATGGTCAAGATACGTATTTTTAGGAAGATCTTTGGGTCGGGGATagttccctttgctccgtgttcCCCCATCTTTATCATTTGTCCTCGTTTGAAAATCATATAATTTCTGACTTTCTTGTGTAGTCGGGAGTTCTGtgtctttttcttttggttttcgTCATCTGTCCATGGTGATGTGTTGTGTAGTCTTATTGAGAACGACATTTGAGAAGATTGTATTGGGAGCTTTGAAATCTATTTGTATCGAACCTTTTCTCTTGCTAACCTTTTGGTAGAACAATATACAACAAAGATCTTTTGAACACTGGCCAAGTTTCATCAATGTTTCTTTTGAACAATATACTTCTCAAAGATCTATCGGGACCGAACCTTTTTCCCATCATAGCATGAAAATCATTGGGTATGGTGGTACATTGCTGAACTTTTTGTTTGACGTCAAGCATGTTTCTTGTCATTTGGTATTTAACCAAAGTTACTGTACCAATGTATTATTATGTATAATACATTAGTACAGTAACTTTAACTATTTACTGTTTATATCCCTCATGTACTTTGAACTTTGActctttattattatcattaattaaTAAAGGGATATGTTtccgtttaaaaaaaaactatttactGCATGCAGCTTGGCAGACATGCCAGCCAGCTTAAAAcagtggttttttttttttttggaaaccATAGCTTAACA
Encoded proteins:
- the LOC103483113 gene encoding uncharacterized protein LOC103483113 isoform X2; translation: MAQNQLIDSLTSHISLYHSTSLPLNPDTNSNPRSSILKWFSSLSVHQRQAHLTVVDFKFVQILIQMVAEVRRRGHGFFIILPDILSTDPLHLPSLCFKKSRGLLSRVSESNESQRMIFESTRLFGSREGDKLEECSCSLKNIDSITVSEEFVSNVDKFVEAMDGVSNGAFLRGEGGDLASHWAELNWLKAKGYYSMEAFVANKLEVALRLSWMNLNNGKKRSVKFKEKATATGMATNVFWRKKGCVDWWDKLDYSSRKKILTAILGKSAKNLTHEILRWTSGLAEHEMGLFSAEWNRPFRYNCTTSPPRSMLTSQADLHIDFNIIPATHSGKPYLLSNIFRNLLVLQDIVTMVSSCLHDEYYKCNLFYSTLGSICAIPDCILRKLREFLMFISLDCTKFELLGEGNSKSFPSKSREHVGASSRRKKGKSRKSQNPVLRACVDDLSSNNFMKEYDKECGHRGGEVMTDSTTMSIMSKGNETCREIPADVSKTVHDQKMSVGKDQGSVRKKKKHKSKNSGGNSRLVEIRPSVGPAVKFSSPSFSSQDQVAELDKDSIFIKPSISNIKNDSTNNFDSSTVISSPLVLSNEPNREYESILNIEVHEVSGITKSVCQIGPGESQFSKGIIENQFLSSTMENSSSFMDCSAVPSHLPSLELKNIVKSDVNVKSSVRTCELGDKSSLLDKLPRTIDVKEKSCSSRHRFSGDTCNARTLNPLEHSPYEWHGVASLYIPSFNSHLPPATDRLHLDVGHNWHNHFRRSFTPAMHQSRNSSAKGGCNPILTRPLLMSLDWPPVLRSASGLASTMTSNHDIGFLSRRQSTFCQGFPNSSSQISTEDEKYSGKLTDFPDLSNNQDLADECDGNWISEEELEMHAVSGIDYNQYFGGGVMYWNPSDHHGTGFSRPPSLSSDDSSWAWREADMNRTVDDMVAFSSSYSNGLTSPTATSFCSPFDPLGSGKQALGYVVQGTDIPNNMLHSSTTMKDTVTEEDDPRSLPNFSSDVEGKAGDSHSFPILRPIVIPSMSRERSRSEFCHGYDHKSPCIPPTRREQSRVKRPPSPVVLCVPRAPIPPPPSPVSDSRKHRGFPTVRSGSSSPRHWGVKGWYPDGTNLEEACLRIDGAEVVWPNWRNKSNSNCSTVQPLSLIAVPQIALDQEHPDVAFPLFPPTISCSVKKESLSLMHNRLHDEIDSFCKHVAAENMAKKPYITWAVKRVTRSLQVLWPRSRTNIFGSNATGLSLPTSDVDLVVCLPPVRNLEPIKEAGILEGRNGIKETCLQHAARYLSNQEWVKSDSLKTVENTAIPIIMLVVEVPHDLITSSTSNMQSPKEESSAVSGEQDTNNLNDMASLEDSVLPKCLEVNYDSSISTKSVRIDISFKTPSHTGLQTSELVKELTEQFPATIPLALVLKKFLADRSLDQSYSGGLSSYCLVLLIIRFLQHEHHLGRPINQNFGSLLMDFLYFFGNVFDPRQMRISIQGSGVYIKRERGYSIDPLHIDDPLFPMNNVGRNCFRIHQCVKAFSEAYSIMESVLISLHDHGDASSDATNRMLQKIIPSIDLS
- the LOC103483113 gene encoding uncharacterized protein LOC103483113 isoform X3, with translation MAQNQLIDSLTSHISLYHSTSLPLNPDTNSNPRSSILKWFSSLSVHQRQAHLTVVDFKFVQILIQMVAEVRRRGHGFFIILPDILSTDPLHLPSLCFKKSRGLLSRVSESNESQRMIFESTRLFGSREGDKLEECSCSLKNIDSITVSEEFVSNVDKFVEAMDGVSNGAFLRGEGGDLASHWAELNWLKAKGYYSMEAFVANKLEVALRLSWMNLNNGKKRSVKFKEKATATGMATNVFWRKKGCVDWWDKLDYSSRKKILTAILGKSAKNLTHEILRWTSGLAEHEMGLFSAEWNRPFRYNCTTSPPRSMLTSQADLHIDFNIIPATHSGKPYLLSNIFRNLLVLQDIVTMVSSCLHDEYYKCNLFYSTLGSICAIPDCILRKLREFLMFISLDCTKFELLGEGNSKSFPSKSREHVGASSRRKKGKSRKSQNPVLRACVDDLSSNNFMKRQEYDKECGHRGGEVMTDSTTMSIMSKGNETCREIPADVHDQKMSVGKDQGSVRKKKKHKSKNSGGNSRLVEIRPSVGPAVKFSSPSFSSQDQVAELDKDSIFIKPSISNIKNDSTNNFDSSTVISSPLVLSNEPNREYESILNIEVHEVSGITKSVCQIGPGESQFSKGIIENQFLSSTMENSSSFMDCSAVPSHLPSLELKNIVKSDVNVKSSVRTCELGDKSSLLDKLPRTIDVKEKSCSSRHRFSGDTCNARTLNPLEHSPYEWHGVASLYIPSFNSHLPPATDRLHLDVGHNWHNHFRRSFTPAMHQSRNSSAKGGCNPILTRPLLMSLDWPPVLRSASGLASTMTSNHDIGFLSRRQSTFCQGFPNSSSQISTEDEKYSGKLTDFPDLSNNQDLADECDGNWISEEELEMHAVSGIDYNQYFGGGVMYWNPSDHHGTGFSRPPSLSSDDSSWAWREADMNRTVDDMVAFSSSYSNGLTSPTATSFCSPFDPLGSGKQALGYVVQGTDIPNNMLHSSTTMKDTVTEEDDPRSLPNFSSDVEGKAGDSHSFPILRPIVIPSMSRERSRSEFCHGYDHKSPCIPPTRREQSRVKRPPSPVVLCVPRAPIPPPPSPVSDSRKHRGFPTVRSGSSSPRHWGVKGWYPDGTNLEEACLRIDGAEVVWPNWRNKSNSNCSTVQPLSLIAVPQIALDQEHPDVAFPLFPPTISCSVKKESLSLMHNRLHDEIDSFCKHVAAENMAKKPYITWAVKRVTRSLQVLWPRSRTNIFGSNATGLSLPTSDVDLVVCLPPVRNLEPIKEAGILEGRNGIKETCLQHAARYLSNQEWVKSDSLKTVENTAIPIIMLVVEVPHDLITSSTSNMQSPKEESSAVSGEQDTNNLNDMASLEDSVLPKCLEVNYDSSISTKSVRIDISFKTPSHTGLQTSELVKELTEQFPATIPLALVLKKFLADRSLDQSYSGGLSSYCLVLLIIRFLQHEHHLGRPINQNFGSLLMDFLYFFGNVFDPRQMRISIQGSGVYIKRERGYSIDPLHIDDPLFPMNNVGRNCFRIHQCVKAFSEAYSIMESVLISLHDHGDASSDATNRMLQKIIPSIDLS
- the LOC103483113 gene encoding uncharacterized protein LOC103483113 isoform X1, with product MAQNQLIDSLTSHISLYHSTSLPLNPDTNSNPRSSILKWFSSLSVHQRQAHLTVVDFKFVQILIQMVAEVRRRGHGFFIILPDILSTDPLHLPSLCFKKSRGLLSRVSESNESQRMIFESTRLFGSREGDKLEECSCSLKNIDSITVSEEFVSNVDKFVEAMDGVSNGAFLRGEGGDLASHWAELNWLKAKGYYSMEAFVANKLEVALRLSWMNLNNGKKRSVKFKEKATATGMATNVFWRKKGCVDWWDKLDYSSRKKILTAILGKSAKNLTHEILRWTSGLAEHEMGLFSAEWNRPFRYNCTTSPPRSMLTSQADLHIDFNIIPATHSGKPYLLSNIFRNLLVLQDIVTMVSSCLHDEYYKCNLFYSTLGSICAIPDCILRKLREFLMFISLDCTKFELLGEGNSKSFPSKSREHVGASSRRKKGKSRKSQNPVLRACVDDLSSNNFMKRQEYDKECGHRGGEVMTDSTTMSIMSKGNETCREIPADVSKTVHDQKMSVGKDQGSVRKKKKHKSKNSGGNSRLVEIRPSVGPAVKFSSPSFSSQDQVAELDKDSIFIKPSISNIKNDSTNNFDSSTVISSPLVLSNEPNREYESILNIEVHEVSGITKSVCQIGPGESQFSKGIIENQFLSSTMENSSSFMDCSAVPSHLPSLELKNIVKSDVNVKSSVRTCELGDKSSLLDKLPRTIDVKEKSCSSRHRFSGDTCNARTLNPLEHSPYEWHGVASLYIPSFNSHLPPATDRLHLDVGHNWHNHFRRSFTPAMHQSRNSSAKGGCNPILTRPLLMSLDWPPVLRSASGLASTMTSNHDIGFLSRRQSTFCQGFPNSSSQISTEDEKYSGKLTDFPDLSNNQDLADECDGNWISEEELEMHAVSGIDYNQYFGGGVMYWNPSDHHGTGFSRPPSLSSDDSSWAWREADMNRTVDDMVAFSSSYSNGLTSPTATSFCSPFDPLGSGKQALGYVVQGTDIPNNMLHSSTTMKDTVTEEDDPRSLPNFSSDVEGKAGDSHSFPILRPIVIPSMSRERSRSEFCHGYDHKSPCIPPTRREQSRVKRPPSPVVLCVPRAPIPPPPSPVSDSRKHRGFPTVRSGSSSPRHWGVKGWYPDGTNLEEACLRIDGAEVVWPNWRNKSNSNCSTVQPLSLIAVPQIALDQEHPDVAFPLFPPTISCSVKKESLSLMHNRLHDEIDSFCKHVAAENMAKKPYITWAVKRVTRSLQVLWPRSRTNIFGSNATGLSLPTSDVDLVVCLPPVRNLEPIKEAGILEGRNGIKETCLQHAARYLSNQEWVKSDSLKTVENTAIPIIMLVVEVPHDLITSSTSNMQSPKEESSAVSGEQDTNNLNDMASLEDSVLPKCLEVNYDSSISTKSVRIDISFKTPSHTGLQTSELVKELTEQFPATIPLALVLKKFLADRSLDQSYSGGLSSYCLVLLIIRFLQHEHHLGRPINQNFGSLLMDFLYFFGNVFDPRQMRISIQGSGVYIKRERGYSIDPLHIDDPLFPMNNVGRNCFRIHQCVKAFSEAYSIMESVLISLHDHGDASSDATNRMLQKIIPSIDLS
- the LOC103483113 gene encoding uncharacterized protein LOC103483113 isoform X4 is translated as MAQNQLIDSLTSHISLYHSTSLPLNPDTNSNPRSSILKWFSSLSVHQRQAHLTVVDFKFVQILIQMVAEVRRRGHGFFIILPDILSTDPLHLPSLCFKKSRGLLSRVSESNESQRMIFESTRLFGSREGDKLEECSCSLKNIDSITVSEEFVSNVDKFVEAMDGVSNGAFLRGEGGDLASHWAELNWLKAKGYYSMEAFVANKLEVALRLSWMNLNNGKKRSVKFKEKATATGMATNVFWRKKGCVDWWDKLDYSSRKKILTAILGKSAKNLTHEILRWTSGLAEHEMGLFSAEWNRPFRYNCTTSPPRSMLTSQADLHIDFNIIPATHSGKPYLLSNIFRNLLVLQDIVTMVSSCLHDEYYKCNLFYSTLGSICAIPDCILRKLREFLMFISLDCTKFELLGEGNSKSFPSKSREHVGASSRRKKGKSRKSQNPVLRACVDDLSSNNFMKEYDKECGHRGGEVMTDSTTMSIMSKGNETCREIPADVHDQKMSVGKDQGSVRKKKKHKSKNSGGNSRLVEIRPSVGPAVKFSSPSFSSQDQVAELDKDSIFIKPSISNIKNDSTNNFDSSTVISSPLVLSNEPNREYESILNIEVHEVSGITKSVCQIGPGESQFSKGIIENQFLSSTMENSSSFMDCSAVPSHLPSLELKNIVKSDVNVKSSVRTCELGDKSSLLDKLPRTIDVKEKSCSSRHRFSGDTCNARTLNPLEHSPYEWHGVASLYIPSFNSHLPPATDRLHLDVGHNWHNHFRRSFTPAMHQSRNSSAKGGCNPILTRPLLMSLDWPPVLRSASGLASTMTSNHDIGFLSRRQSTFCQGFPNSSSQISTEDEKYSGKLTDFPDLSNNQDLADECDGNWISEEELEMHAVSGIDYNQYFGGGVMYWNPSDHHGTGFSRPPSLSSDDSSWAWREADMNRTVDDMVAFSSSYSNGLTSPTATSFCSPFDPLGSGKQALGYVVQGTDIPNNMLHSSTTMKDTVTEEDDPRSLPNFSSDVEGKAGDSHSFPILRPIVIPSMSRERSRSEFCHGYDHKSPCIPPTRREQSRVKRPPSPVVLCVPRAPIPPPPSPVSDSRKHRGFPTVRSGSSSPRHWGVKGWYPDGTNLEEACLRIDGAEVVWPNWRNKSNSNCSTVQPLSLIAVPQIALDQEHPDVAFPLFPPTISCSVKKESLSLMHNRLHDEIDSFCKHVAAENMAKKPYITWAVKRVTRSLQVLWPRSRTNIFGSNATGLSLPTSDVDLVVCLPPVRNLEPIKEAGILEGRNGIKETCLQHAARYLSNQEWVKSDSLKTVENTAIPIIMLVVEVPHDLITSSTSNMQSPKEESSAVSGEQDTNNLNDMASLEDSVLPKCLEVNYDSSISTKSVRIDISFKTPSHTGLQTSELVKELTEQFPATIPLALVLKKFLADRSLDQSYSGGLSSYCLVLLIIRFLQHEHHLGRPINQNFGSLLMDFLYFFGNVFDPRQMRISIQGSGVYIKRERGYSIDPLHIDDPLFPMNNVGRNCFRIHQCVKAFSEAYSIMESVLISLHDHGDASSDATNRMLQKIIPSIDLS